A genomic region of Plasmodium cynomolgi strain B DNA, chromosome 5, whole genome shotgun sequence contains the following coding sequences:
- a CDS encoding hypothetical protein (putative), with the protein MENGLYWKLKSECLPLDVSKHLEENDLEGLLSYEGLIQEIKAENYELVNFVSKEENLKKIIKYITEESEEKSNYDKSYKFPYKCHQIINAENKLITDSLVYNDKLMKLFWSFVLKKNQLNEVLSGYFSRCAITIYNKNTTEVLSFSYLIKCVFSDCPYTISAAITIISDLLHYTVLGKSYNTIDFYECLDLYTKEQDQKNKQLKQMEECKYTRKKKKKRKSNKVIDEEALYNSSKAHASCANQVRESDEILMSGSCNVYDQYGLSGPSVGIPAGFATPPRNYSHEETPQDSDNLAEEEKREIEKSELEREKEGKLTGRGTGKVVTNVSTNSGGEFCPNFYPVNQPNHVNKKIKEEMQTVGVTPQGENDRENKHNMLHGVTEELSKAEFEPEGGNSPFSMQFELHSEGKHPHGGGLQTGEENRMMGGEVDMHSGSGRSSSWELLGVSQNGENGEGDARKGQNGEEAQIGEEAQSGEGAQSGEGAQSGEGAQTAESLLAQQHAVSYYYSCGDGSQEGGEPDFLIGGNQRNDHTQLSNMHTYSSGTHSLDNRNNGVVKYSKETKNERNSDNDNCFSYGSDASSSDSSDDENYGHLKKIKFEDVLNRMKRIASNRVHVKEDAEGGAAAGGAAGAAAGGAAGAAAGGAAGAAAGGAAAGGIANGRNTLSHTQSNEKKKIKEDIFGIESNSCTYKHPNESPKEEQSFQIFESEKEGDINIPLNKWVQYLENGTFIDICFFSYIKDIMRLYIKNINKNKSKNMLGFTTLEIIQLIKTLIKTKSKNILAEIIDEGFFDISIDIFFKYKWNNLLHISVCDLMQTIIFKENDYLLYYILALTTFLPKCLRYFDAVRRCRNIKNKKRKKKIESLIDCGYKAHLLHICQILSNKSLEIKWLSNFLVTVSGWNDIIIEELNHYSLYFNDVNYGDEKRAEEADHGEIISNDLCNQTDNSMTHHHMNNVGGTTGTNRENLISGDASGNSDRCLNRNYHYDEEDEEDEEDQQGNLNRSNGGSSNGTTMQGDQREPRSNNHDGNENCFNNYSNVIDILFDEHKNDYIKYEDEYHDRNSNYDLSSNCTFGNHDPHAEDMNRLDDSFGKQGEYGLGSYKGGYEEQEGGHHGGGSHLGDHRQDGHPEADPFSNHANHANSYLFDRGDGNPNRGDDHHDLKSGSDPFGAN; encoded by the exons ATGGAGAACGGGCTGTACTGGAAGCTGAAGAGCGAGTGCCTGCCGCTAGACGTGAGCAAACACTTGGAGGAGAACGACCTGGAGGGTCTGCTGAGCTACGAGGGACTGATCCAGGAGATAAAAGCGGAGAACTACGAGCTAGTGAACTTCGTATCGAAAGAGGAaaatctaaaaaaaataatcaagtACATCACAGAGGaatcagaagaaaaaagtaactATGACAAATCATACAAGTTCCCCTACAAATGTCACCAAATAATAAATGCAGAGAATAAACTAATAACAGATTCGCTTGTCTACAATGACAAGCTAATGAAGCTTTTCTGGAGTTTTGTCCTCAAGAAAAACCAATTAAATGAAGTCTTATCAGGTTACTTTAGCAGATGTGCCATAAcgatttataataaaaatacaacagaagtg ctttctttttcttactTAATAAAATGCGTTTTTTCAGATTGTCCCTATACCATCTCTGCTGCTATTACGATAATATCAGATCTACTGCACTACACTGTGTTGGGTAAGTCTTACAACACTATCGATTTTTATGAATGCCTCGATTTGTACACTAAGGAACAggatcaaaaaaataagcaactTAAACAGATGGAAGAATGTAAATACActaggaagaagaaaaaaaaaaggaaatcaaATAAGGTCATTGATGAAGAGGCCCTTTATAACTCATCCAAGGCTCATGCTAGTTGTGCTAACCAGGTGCGTGAGTCGGATGAAATACTCATGAGTGGTTCTTGTAATGTGTATGACCAGTATGGACTTAGTGGACCCTCTGTGGGTATTCCCGCTGGGTTTGCGACCCCACCCAGGAATTATTCACACGAGGAGACGCCTCAAGATTCAGATAATCTtgcggaggaggaaaagagaGAAATTGAGAAGAGCGAGctggagagggagaaggaaGGTAAGCTGACAGGCAGGGGGACAGGAAAGGTGGTAACAAATGTGAGCACAAACTCAGGTGGTGAATTTTGTCCTAACTTTTACCCAGTTAATCAGCCAAACcatgtgaacaaaaagaTTAAGGAGGAAATGCAAACAGTTGGAGTAACCCCACAGGGAGAAAACGACCGAGAGAACAAGCATAACATGCTGCATGGTGTGACGGAGGAGCTAAGCAAGGCGGAGTTTGAACCAGAGGGAGGAAACTCTCCCTTCAGTATGCAGTTTGAATTACACTCAGAGGGGAAGCACCCACATGGGGGGGGTCTTCAAACGGGAGAGGAAAACAGGATGATGGGTGGCGAAGTAGACATGCACAGTGGCAGTGGTAGAAGCTCTTCGTGGGAGCTATTAGGAGTGAGCCAGAATGGTGAGAATGGCGAGGGAGACGCTCGAAAAgggcaaaatggtgaagaagcacaaaTTGGTGAGGAAGCACAAAGTGGTGAAGGGGCACAAAGTGGTGAAGGGGCACAAAGTGGTGAAGGTGCACAAACGGCCGAATCGCTACTCGCGCAACAGCACGCAGTTTCGTATTACTACTCATGTGGGGACGGCAGccaggaggggggggaacccGACTTTCTAATAGGAGGCAACCAGAGGAACGACCACACACAACTGTCCAATATGCACACGTATAGCAGTGGTACCCACAGCTTGGATAACAGAAATAACGGAGTAGTAAAATACTCGAAGGAGACAAAGAACGAACGAAACAGTGACAATGATAATTGCTTCTCCTACGGATCGGATGCATCCTCATCTGATTCGTCGGATGACGAAAATTATGGTCatctgaaaaaaataaaatttgaagatGTCCTAAATAGAATGAAGCGAATCGCTAGCAACCGGGTGCACGTGAAGGAGGATGCAgagggaggagcagcagcaggaggagcagcaggagcagcagcaggaggagcagcaggagcggcagcaggaggagcagcaggagcggcagcaggaggagcagcagcaggaggtaTCGCCAATGGAAGAAACACACTCAGTCACACACAAAGtaatgaaaagaagaaaataaaagaagataTTTTTGGAATCGAATCGAACAGTTGTACATATAAACATCCCAACGAAAGTCCCAAGGAAGAACAAAgctttcaaattttcgagagtgaaaaggaaggagataTAAATATCCCCCTGAATAAATGGGTACAGTATCTTGAAAATGGCACCTTTATAGATATATGCTTTTTTAGCTATATAAAGGACATTATgagattatatataaaaaatataaataaaaataaaagcaaaaatatgttgGGATTTACCACTTTGGAAATTATCCAATTAATTAAAACacttataaaaacaaaatccaaaaatattttagcaGAAATTATCGATGAAGGTTTTTTTGACATTTCAATTgatatcttttttaaatacaaatGGAATAATTTGTTACACATTTCTGTTTGTGATTTAATGCAGACCATTATATTTAAGGAAAATGACTATCTTCTCTACTACATATTAGCATTGACTACTTTTTTGCCGAAATGTCTACGTTACTTCGATGCTGTTAGACGATgtagaaatattaaaaataaaaaaaggaaaaaaaaaattgagagtTTAATTGATTGTGGGTATAAGGCTCATTTACTTCATATTTGTCAAATTCTGAGTAACAAGTCGTTGGAAATAAAGTGGCTTTCCAACTTCCTTGTTACCGTTTCTGGATGGAATGACATCATCATAGAGGAATTAAATCACTACTCCTTATACTTTAACGATGTGAATTATGGTGATGAAAAACGAGCAGAGGAAGCTGACCACGGTGAAATCATCTCCAATGACCTGTGCAATCAGACGGACAACTCCATGACTCACCACCACATGAACAACGTCGGGGGGACAACGGGGACCAATCGGGAAAATCTCATTAGTGGTGACGCTAGTGGAAACTCCGATCGGTGCTTGAATCGAAATTACCACtacgatgaggaggatgaggaggacgagGAGGATCAGCAGGGAAACCTTAACCGCAGCAATGGTGGCAGTAGCAATGGCACAACTATGCAGGGTGACCAGCGTGAACCCAGATCTAACAACCACGATGGAAACGAAAACTGCTTTAACAACTATTCCAATGTCATCGATATCCTTTTcgatgaacataaaaatgattacataaaatatgaGGACGAGTACCACGACAGGAACTCCAACTATGATTTATCATCCAATTGCACCTTTGGAAACCACGACCCGCATGCAGAAGATATGAACAGGTTGGATGATAGCTTCGGCAAGCAGGGGGAGTATGGCCTGGGGAGCTACAAGGGGGGTTACGAAGAGCAGGAGGGGGGACACCACGGGGGGGGCAGTCACCTTGGGGACCACCGCCAAGATGGCCATCCCGAAGCCGACCCCTTCTCGAACCACGCGAACCACGCGAACAGCTACCTGTTCGACCGAGGGGATGGCAACCCAAACCGCGGCGACGACCACCACGACTTGAAAAGCGGCTCGGACCCCTTCGGCGCAAATTGA